In one Zobellia galactanivorans genomic region, the following are encoded:
- the glmS gene encoding glutamine--fructose-6-phosphate transaminase (isomerizing), translated as MCGIVGYIGHREAYPIIVKGLQRLEYRGYDSAGVAIFDGEKINLAKTKGKVEDLKKKAESTISLKGNLGIGHTRWATHGVPNDINSHPHYSNSGDLVIIHNGIIENYESVKKELTKRGYTFESDTDTEVLINLIEEVQKTEGVKLGQAVQIALNEVVGAYAIAVFDKKKPDEIVVAKLGSPLAIGVGDNEFFIASDASPFIEFTNNAVYLEDEEMAIIRLGKEIKLRKIKNDAVAYPNILELKMNLEEIEKGGYDHFMLKEIYEQPRAILDTYRGRLRASQGLIKMAGIDQNLEKFMNANRIIIVACGTSWHAGLVAEYIFEDLARIPVEVEYASEFRYRNPVITDKDILIAISQSGETADTLAAIKLAKEKGAFVFGVCNVVGSSIARETDAGAYTHAGPEIGVASTKAFTTQITVLTLLALKLAKEKGVFSESRFHEFLTELETIPAKVEKVLESNALIEIIADVYKDSTNCLYLGRGYNFPVALEGALKLKEISYIHAEGYPAAEMKHGPIALIDDQMPVFVIATKKGHYEKVVSNIQEIKSRKGKIIAIVTEGDTQVTELADHVVEVPETLESLSPLLNTIPLQLLSYHIAVMRGCNVDQPRNLAKSVTVE; from the coding sequence ATGTGTGGAATAGTAGGTTATATAGGTCATAGAGAGGCTTATCCGATTATAGTAAAAGGTTTGCAACGTCTTGAATATAGAGGTTATGACAGTGCCGGTGTTGCAATCTTTGACGGCGAAAAAATAAACTTGGCTAAGACCAAGGGTAAGGTGGAAGACCTTAAGAAAAAGGCGGAAAGTACCATTTCATTGAAAGGAAATCTAGGTATAGGTCATACACGTTGGGCTACCCATGGGGTACCCAACGACATCAACTCCCACCCACATTATTCCAATTCGGGTGATTTGGTAATCATTCACAACGGAATTATCGAAAACTACGAATCGGTAAAGAAGGAGCTCACCAAAAGGGGCTACACTTTTGAATCGGATACCGATACCGAAGTTTTGATCAACCTGATCGAAGAGGTGCAAAAAACCGAAGGTGTTAAACTGGGTCAAGCGGTTCAGATTGCGTTGAACGAAGTGGTTGGCGCATACGCCATTGCCGTTTTTGACAAAAAGAAGCCCGATGAAATCGTGGTGGCCAAATTGGGAAGTCCATTGGCAATAGGTGTTGGTGACAATGAGTTTTTCATTGCTTCCGATGCTTCACCCTTTATCGAGTTTACCAACAATGCCGTATACCTTGAAGATGAGGAGATGGCAATTATTCGATTGGGAAAGGAAATCAAACTTCGTAAAATAAAGAATGACGCCGTAGCGTATCCGAATATTCTTGAGTTGAAAATGAACCTCGAGGAAATTGAAAAGGGAGGTTACGATCATTTTATGTTAAAGGAAATTTACGAGCAACCAAGAGCTATTTTAGATACGTATAGAGGAAGGTTACGTGCATCGCAGGGTCTTATAAAGATGGCGGGTATTGACCAAAACCTTGAGAAGTTCATGAATGCCAATCGCATCATTATTGTGGCGTGCGGTACCTCATGGCATGCAGGTTTAGTGGCCGAATACATTTTTGAAGATTTGGCAAGGATTCCTGTTGAGGTCGAATATGCTTCTGAGTTCAGATATAGAAATCCGGTGATTACCGATAAGGACATTCTTATTGCCATATCACAATCGGGAGAGACGGCAGATACCTTGGCCGCCATTAAATTGGCTAAAGAAAAGGGAGCCTTTGTTTTCGGTGTATGTAATGTAGTAGGTTCTTCTATTGCACGAGAGACCGATGCGGGTGCTTATACCCATGCCGGTCCTGAAATCGGGGTGGCTTCAACTAAGGCTTTTACGACCCAGATCACGGTACTTACCTTATTGGCCTTGAAATTGGCGAAAGAAAAAGGAGTGTTTTCCGAGTCTAGGTTCCATGAGTTTTTGACCGAGCTTGAGACCATTCCGGCTAAAGTAGAGAAGGTTTTGGAGAGCAACGCCCTTATAGAGATTATTGCCGATGTGTATAAAGATTCTACCAACTGCCTCTATTTAGGTAGGGGGTATAATTTCCCAGTGGCCTTGGAAGGAGCGTTGAAACTTAAGGAAATTAGTTATATCCATGCCGAGGGGTATCCAGCCGCAGAAATGAAACATGGACCTATCGCGTTGATTGATGATCAAATGCCGGTTTTCGTTATTGCTACTAAAAAAGGGCATTATGAAAAGGTGGTCAGTAATATTCAAGAGATAAAGTCGAGAAAAGGAAAGATAATCGCCATAGTTACTGAAGGTGATACGCAGGTGACCGAACTCGCCGATCATGTGGTAGAAGTTCCAGAGACCCTTGAAAGTCTTTCTCCCTTATTGAACACCATTCCATTGCAATTATTGTCTTATCATATTGCCGTTATGCGTGGCTGTAATGTAGATCAGCCTAGAAACTTGGCAAAATCGGTTACTGTAGAGTAG
- a CDS encoding DUF4270 domain-containing protein: MIFLNRLKLPALAVIVFVTIFASCEEDLTTIGSGVVGGEPFKNNKASYDVFAYNKKIKAVSANRLAIYQLGVYDDPLYGKTEASVTSQVLLPSANPIFGSYTQEQEEEENPSSVLQIPENETIDSVYLYIPFLTNPSGDADLDGLIDALDKDPTDPNSDTDGGGLTDNQEKTKGSNPLDPNDDEDDADFVKDQFRKAFDLDSIYVGGKLYDELEDPVPSFNLKVQRSTFFMRDLDPSANFEEAQEYYSSQEFAPTFVDEVIYDSAESEPIVVSSKQIQLKKRDDESTEDVDESTQYSYLSPGIRVALDKDFFQENILDKEGSTELFSQSNFKEFLRGLHFSVSGVESDVMFLFNIRAANITISYSYDSADSEGNVTPQGKQKDVVLGFVRESYSSQGQLTGIDGNAVNTFVNEAYPTEIAESLDTGENASKIYLKGGAGSFAEIKLFDSAGSREVIDEIKSKNWIINEANLVFHVADDNLGEEPSRLYLYNMDTNTGLPLSASDADGQSAEYDGYLVKSNSDGSSTYTINITTYLNSLVSGSAENVSLGLTATANAFITATGNAMLENGGEQQLPVANTLTPLGTVLYGSSVDGADSDKKLELEIFYTETN; this comes from the coding sequence ATGATTTTTTTGAACAGATTGAAGCTCCCTGCGCTGGCAGTAATAGTATTTGTCACCATTTTTGCATCATGTGAAGAAGACTTGACAACCATCGGCTCGGGCGTAGTCGGGGGTGAACCGTTCAAAAATAATAAGGCTAGCTACGATGTCTTTGCCTATAATAAAAAAATAAAGGCCGTATCTGCGAACCGGTTGGCCATTTACCAATTAGGTGTATACGATGATCCCCTTTATGGGAAAACCGAGGCAAGTGTGACCTCTCAAGTGTTATTGCCCAGTGCGAACCCTATTTTTGGTTCGTATACCCAGGAACAAGAAGAAGAGGAGAATCCGAGTTCCGTTTTGCAGATTCCCGAAAATGAAACGATCGATTCGGTGTATCTTTATATTCCTTTTTTGACCAACCCTTCAGGTGATGCCGATTTAGACGGACTTATAGATGCATTGGATAAAGATCCAACGGATCCCAATAGCGATACCGATGGTGGTGGTCTTACCGATAACCAGGAAAAAACAAAAGGTTCGAACCCGTTAGACCCCAATGATGACGAAGACGATGCCGATTTTGTAAAGGACCAGTTTCGTAAGGCTTTCGATTTGGACAGTATTTACGTAGGTGGAAAACTGTACGATGAATTGGAAGATCCGGTGCCTAGCTTTAACCTGAAAGTGCAGCGGTCTACATTTTTTATGCGAGACCTGGATCCTTCGGCTAATTTTGAGGAAGCGCAAGAGTATTATTCAAGTCAGGAATTTGCGCCGACTTTTGTTGATGAAGTGATTTATGATAGTGCCGAGTCGGAACCTATCGTGGTCAGTTCAAAGCAGATTCAATTGAAGAAGCGAGACGATGAATCAACTGAAGATGTTGATGAATCTACCCAGTATAGTTATTTGTCGCCTGGTATCCGCGTGGCTTTGGACAAAGATTTTTTCCAGGAAAATATCTTGGATAAGGAAGGGTCGACCGAACTCTTCAGTCAAAGCAATTTTAAGGAGTTTTTACGAGGCTTGCATTTTTCGGTTTCCGGAGTGGAGAGCGATGTTATGTTCTTGTTCAACATAAGGGCGGCGAACATTACAATTTCCTATAGTTATGATAGTGCCGATTCCGAGGGGAATGTTACTCCTCAGGGTAAGCAAAAAGACGTTGTCTTGGGCTTTGTAAGGGAATCGTATAGTTCTCAGGGCCAGCTTACCGGAATAGATGGTAATGCGGTGAATACTTTCGTTAATGAGGCCTATCCTACTGAAATAGCGGAAAGTCTTGATACGGGCGAAAATGCATCGAAGATTTATTTAAAGGGTGGAGCGGGTAGTTTTGCCGAAATCAAATTGTTCGATAGTGCAGGTAGTCGCGAGGTAATCGATGAGATCAAGTCTAAAAATTGGATTATCAATGAGGCCAATCTTGTATTTCATGTGGCCGATGATAATCTAGGGGAAGAGCCTAGCCGACTTTATTTGTACAATATGGATACCAATACCGGACTGCCTTTGTCGGCTAGTGATGCTGATGGTCAATCTGCTGAATATGACGGGTATTTGGTCAAATCGAATTCAGATGGGAGTTCTACGTATACGATAAATATTACCACCTACCTTAATAGTTTGGTGTCGGGCAGTGCCGAGAATGTGAGCTTGGGACTTACCGCTACGGCCAATGCGTTTATTACGGCAACTGGCAATGCAATGCTAGAGAATGGTGGCGAACAACAATTACCCGTGGCAAATACCTTGACACCTTTGGGTACCGTTCTTTACGGTAGCTCAGTCGACGGTGCTGACTCCGATAAGAAATTGGAGCTTGAAATTTTCTATACTGAAACCAACTAA
- a CDS encoding glycogen/starch synthase, whose amino-acid sequence MNGKKILFVSSELVPYLPENEVSLMSYETPRMVNSNGGQIRIFMPRYGNINERRHQLHEVIRLSGMNLVINDIDMPLIIKVASIPRERIQVYFIDNDEYFKRKATFTDAEGTLFPDNDQRAIFFAKGVVETVKKLNWSPDIIHVHGWMASLLPLYLKKYYADEPLFNASKIVTSVYGKSFEGELDSDMIKKVAFDGIAEESIAPLKTPTYNNLLKVAVDHSDAIILAAEDIPEDLQSHISNLEKPVLPYVTLQEFEEAYANFYNTEVLN is encoded by the coding sequence ATGAATGGTAAAAAGATATTGTTCGTATCATCGGAGTTGGTACCCTATCTTCCGGAGAACGAAGTTTCCCTAATGTCTTATGAAACGCCAAGGATGGTCAACAGCAATGGTGGCCAAATTCGCATATTCATGCCTCGGTACGGAAATATTAATGAGCGAAGGCATCAACTTCACGAAGTTATACGTCTGTCAGGGATGAATCTTGTGATCAACGATATCGATATGCCGCTTATTATAAAAGTCGCTTCCATACCGAGAGAGCGTATTCAGGTGTATTTCATAGACAATGACGAATACTTCAAGCGAAAGGCGACCTTTACCGATGCTGAAGGCACTTTGTTTCCAGATAATGATCAGCGCGCCATCTTTTTTGCAAAGGGTGTAGTTGAGACCGTCAAGAAATTGAATTGGTCTCCCGATATTATCCATGTCCATGGTTGGATGGCTTCTTTATTGCCATTGTACCTAAAGAAATACTATGCAGACGAACCTTTGTTCAATGCCAGTAAAATTGTGACATCGGTATATGGTAAGTCCTTTGAGGGCGAGCTTGATTCCGACATGATCAAAAAAGTGGCTTTTGACGGTATTGCCGAAGAAAGTATAGCTCCGCTAAAAACTCCTACATATAATAATTTGTTAAAGGTTGCTGTAGATCATTCCGATGCCATTATTTTAGCGGCGGAAGATATTCCAGAAGATTTACAAAGCCATATATCCAACCTTGAAAAACCTGTGTTGCCGTACGTTACCCTTCAAGAATTTGAAGAGGCATACGCCAATTTTTATAACACTGAAGTTTTAAATTAG
- the panC gene encoding pantoate--beta-alanine ligase gives MLVFKTKKELTEHVSALPKTNRLALVPTMGALHKGHVSLVEQAIAENETVVVSIFVNPTQFNNKEDLEKYPQTLQADLDLLSATSENIIIFAPSAEEVYDKNVKAKTYDFEGLDQVMEGAFREDHFNGVGTIVEALLLLVKPDRAYFGEKDFQQLQIIRKLVEQQQIPVEIIGCPIVREPSGLAMSSRNERLSPELRQKASFIYSTLLAAKEKFGTKSAGYVVDWVKKEFDQHEDLELEYIEITDVNTLRPITIKNENLKYRAFIAVYAGGVRLIDNIAL, from the coding sequence ATGTTGGTATTCAAAACGAAAAAAGAGCTGACCGAGCACGTTTCAGCACTCCCAAAAACGAACCGTTTAGCATTGGTTCCTACCATGGGAGCACTCCACAAAGGTCATGTATCATTGGTCGAACAGGCCATTGCCGAAAATGAGACCGTGGTGGTGAGCATCTTTGTAAACCCCACCCAGTTCAACAACAAAGAAGACCTAGAAAAATATCCACAAACGCTGCAGGCCGACCTCGACCTACTGTCAGCTACCTCCGAAAACATCATCATATTCGCCCCATCGGCCGAAGAAGTCTACGATAAGAACGTCAAAGCCAAGACTTATGATTTTGAAGGATTGGACCAAGTTATGGAAGGTGCCTTTAGAGAAGACCATTTTAATGGCGTAGGCACTATAGTAGAGGCACTTCTTTTGCTCGTAAAACCCGATCGCGCCTATTTTGGCGAAAAAGATTTCCAGCAGCTACAGATTATCAGAAAACTGGTCGAACAGCAACAAATACCCGTAGAAATCATAGGCTGCCCGATTGTCAGGGAACCTAGCGGACTGGCCATGAGTTCGCGCAATGAAAGGTTATCGCCCGAATTGCGACAAAAGGCATCGTTCATCTACAGCACCCTACTTGCTGCCAAGGAAAAATTTGGCACGAAAAGTGCTGGTTATGTAGTGGATTGGGTCAAGAAAGAATTTGACCAACACGAAGACCTAGAACTGGAATACATAGAAATAACCGATGTAAACACGCTACGTCCGATTACAATAAAAAACGAAAACCTAAAATATAGGGCATTTATCGCCGTTTATGCTGGCGGAGTCCGACTTATAGACAATATTGCCCTATAA
- the panD gene encoding aspartate 1-decarboxylase: MQIEVVKSKIHRVKVTGADLNYIGSITIDEDLMDAANIIRGEKVQIVNNNNGERLETYAIPGPRNSGELTLNGAAARKVAVGDILILITYARMDIEEAKTFNPALVFPNEETNLLK; encoded by the coding sequence ATGCAAATAGAAGTTGTAAAATCTAAAATACACCGTGTAAAAGTTACCGGGGCCGACCTGAACTATATCGGCAGCATAACTATTGATGAAGATTTGATGGATGCCGCCAATATTATTCGTGGCGAAAAAGTACAGATCGTCAACAACAACAATGGCGAACGCCTAGAGACCTACGCCATACCGGGCCCACGAAACAGTGGAGAACTTACACTGAACGGGGCCGCGGCCAGAAAGGTAGCCGTAGGCGACATACTTATTCTGATTACGTATGCACGTATGGATATCGAAGAAGCCAAAACGTTCAACCCCGCGTTGGTTTTCCCCAATGAAGAGACTAATTTGTTGAAGTAG
- a CDS encoding lysylphosphatidylglycerol synthase transmembrane domain-containing protein gives MNQKLKKTLKTVLPIALGVFLVWYSYYKTSPEDREQILYYIKDADLFWVGISIVLGILGHISRAVRWNYLLEPLGYKPKIINNIFIILMAYFANLGIPRTGEILRATALTTYEDVPFEKGFGTIVTERVIDVIMLLMLIGLTLLLQTDSILGFLQNKGFNLKGLLLLMGAGLFGLVLFFIFIKKSSHRIALKIKGFIKGLMEGVFSIFKMKKKWAFVFHTLFIWACYVGMLWVIKFTVPETIHLSLSQLMVAFVAGSFAMTATNGGIGLYPIAVSSALAIFGISAVSGDAFGWIMWIAQTLMIVVFGAISFLVLPLFNRNR, from the coding sequence TTGAACCAAAAACTCAAAAAAACACTAAAAACAGTACTCCCAATAGCCTTGGGAGTTTTTTTAGTTTGGTACTCTTACTACAAGACTTCACCAGAAGACAGGGAGCAGATATTATATTACATTAAGGACGCGGACCTTTTCTGGGTCGGCATTTCAATCGTACTCGGCATACTCGGGCATATTTCCCGTGCCGTACGTTGGAATTACCTACTGGAGCCCTTGGGGTACAAGCCCAAAATCATCAATAACATTTTTATTATCCTAATGGCCTATTTTGCAAATTTAGGCATCCCCAGAACCGGGGAAATCCTTCGGGCCACCGCCTTGACCACTTACGAGGACGTACCCTTCGAAAAAGGCTTTGGCACCATTGTAACCGAACGGGTCATAGATGTCATCATGCTGTTAATGCTTATTGGCCTCACCTTACTCTTACAGACCGACAGCATTCTAGGCTTTTTACAAAACAAAGGATTTAACTTAAAAGGACTGCTGCTTTTAATGGGCGCGGGACTGTTCGGACTGGTTCTCTTTTTTATTTTCATCAAAAAATCATCACATAGGATCGCCCTGAAGATCAAAGGCTTTATCAAGGGACTGATGGAAGGTGTTTTTAGCATCTTTAAAATGAAAAAAAAGTGGGCCTTCGTATTCCACACCCTTTTCATTTGGGCTTGTTATGTCGGTATGCTGTGGGTAATTAAATTTACCGTGCCCGAAACCATACATTTATCACTGAGCCAACTTATGGTTGCTTTTGTAGCGGGCTCCTTCGCAATGACCGCCACCAATGGCGGTATAGGCCTTTACCCCATTGCCGTGAGCAGTGCATTGGCCATTTTTGGCATCAGCGCCGTATCGGGCGATGCCTTCGGTTGGATTATGTGGATCGCACAAACTCTCATGATCGTAGTTTTTGGGGCAATATCTTTTCTGGTATTACCGTTATTCAACAGAAACCGATAA
- a CDS encoding alpha/beta hydrolase: protein MLRKLTFFAFLLCASLNAQVTQEIFESFKLQERRDVKYYIPEDYDKEKKYPLIVVLDGEYLFDQVVANAKFYNKFHGMPASIIVGIQQGKKSIRLDDCAYEPDTGLPSEKAKNFFEFLGMEMIPFLDLTYSTAPFKMIVGYDITANFTNYWLFKESSLFNAYINISPDLAPEMETRVPARLASFDKQIFYQLIVETEKNENTPRILQMDKAIKAIDKESLHYTFLQYEGADHISIATYGLGKAFDNIFGMFKPISPKEYKTQILTSEDPAFQYLETKYQSIEDLFGFKKTVDLNDIMAIYAACRKKEDVESLKPLADLCKKEFPETMMGFYFEGEYYEQIGEPKKAFKTFEKAFAMDEIDFLTKEMALEKIDALKADFGY from the coding sequence ATGTTACGCAAACTTACTTTTTTTGCATTCCTACTATGCGCTAGCCTGAATGCCCAGGTTACCCAAGAGATTTTCGAATCGTTCAAACTACAAGAACGAAGAGATGTAAAATACTACATTCCAGAAGATTACGACAAAGAAAAAAAATACCCCCTAATCGTGGTACTGGATGGCGAATACCTGTTCGACCAGGTAGTGGCCAACGCTAAGTTTTACAATAAATTCCACGGTATGCCCGCCAGTATCATTGTAGGTATACAACAAGGCAAGAAGAGCATTCGCCTTGACGATTGCGCCTATGAACCCGACACCGGACTCCCTTCTGAAAAAGCCAAGAATTTCTTTGAGTTTTTGGGGATGGAAATGATACCCTTCCTCGACCTCACCTATAGCACAGCCCCGTTCAAAATGATCGTCGGATATGATATTACGGCCAATTTCACCAACTACTGGTTATTTAAAGAGAGTTCCCTCTTCAACGCCTATATAAACATATCTCCCGACTTGGCCCCCGAAATGGAAACTAGGGTGCCCGCTCGCTTGGCCTCTTTTGACAAACAGATATTCTATCAGCTAATAGTCGAAACCGAGAAAAACGAAAACACCCCGCGCATTCTTCAAATGGACAAGGCCATTAAGGCCATTGACAAAGAATCGCTCCATTACACTTTTCTACAATACGAAGGTGCCGACCATATTTCTATAGCCACTTACGGACTAGGAAAAGCATTCGACAACATTTTCGGCATGTTCAAGCCTATTAGTCCAAAAGAGTATAAAACGCAAATATTGACTTCCGAAGATCCTGCATTTCAATATCTAGAGACCAAGTATCAAAGCATAGAAGATTTATTCGGATTCAAAAAAACAGTAGACCTTAACGACATCATGGCCATATACGCCGCATGCCGAAAAAAGGAAGACGTAGAATCCTTAAAACCTCTTGCCGATCTTTGTAAAAAAGAGTTTCCGGAAACCATGATGGGCTTCTATTTTGAGGGTGAATACTACGAGCAGATCGGCGAACCCAAAAAAGCGTTCAAAACCTTTGAAAAGGCCTTTGCCATGGATGAAATAGATTTCTTGACCAAAGAGATGGCCTTGGAAAAAATCGATGCCTTGAAGGCTGATTTCGGATACTAA
- the radA gene encoding DNA repair protein RadA, protein MAKTKTAFFCQNCGTQYAKWVGQCSACKEWNTVVEEVIQKEEKTSWKANTTTVSKIAKPLRVNEISTNKELRLNTFDLEFNRVLGGGLVPGALVLLGGEPGVGKSTLLLQIALKLPYRTLYVSGEESQKQIKMRADRIHPNSETCFILTETKTQNIFRQIEATEPDIVVIDSIQTLHSDYIESAAGSISQVRECTAELIKFAKETNTPVILIGHITKDGSIAGPKILEHMVDTVLQFEGDRNYVYRILRALKNRFGSTAELGIYEMQGGGLRQVNNPSEILISKNDEGLSGTAIASTVEGMRPLMIEIQALVSTAVYGTPQRSTTGYNAKRLNMLLAVLEKRAGFKLGAKDVFLNITGGISVDDPAIDLAVIAAILSSNEDIPIEKGVCFAAEVGLAGEIRPVQRVNQRISEAEKLGFTSIYVSKNNKITLKNTKIEIHLVSKIEDMVSALFG, encoded by the coding sequence ATGGCCAAAACAAAAACAGCCTTTTTCTGCCAGAACTGCGGCACTCAGTACGCCAAATGGGTGGGACAATGTTCCGCTTGTAAAGAATGGAATACCGTAGTTGAGGAAGTCATTCAAAAGGAAGAAAAAACAAGCTGGAAGGCAAACACTACAACTGTTTCAAAAATAGCTAAACCCTTACGTGTCAACGAAATAAGCACGAACAAGGAGCTTCGCCTAAACACTTTTGACCTAGAATTCAACCGTGTTCTTGGAGGGGGGCTCGTTCCAGGGGCATTGGTTTTACTGGGAGGCGAACCCGGCGTAGGTAAAAGTACTTTGCTTTTGCAGATCGCACTAAAACTTCCGTACAGAACGCTTTATGTTTCAGGGGAAGAAAGCCAAAAACAAATCAAAATGCGGGCGGATAGGATCCACCCCAATAGCGAAACCTGTTTCATTTTAACAGAAACCAAGACCCAGAACATTTTCAGGCAAATAGAGGCCACCGAACCCGACATTGTCGTCATCGATTCCATTCAAACCCTTCATTCCGATTATATAGAATCGGCCGCAGGAAGCATATCGCAGGTACGTGAATGCACCGCTGAACTCATCAAGTTTGCCAAAGAAACCAACACCCCCGTCATTTTAATTGGCCACATTACCAAAGACGGCTCTATTGCGGGACCAAAGATCCTGGAACACATGGTCGACACCGTATTGCAGTTTGAAGGTGACCGCAACTACGTATACCGCATTCTTAGGGCCCTGAAGAACCGCTTCGGGTCAACGGCCGAGCTAGGCATCTACGAAATGCAGGGAGGAGGACTCAGACAGGTCAACAACCCTTCCGAAATATTGATTTCCAAAAACGACGAAGGATTAAGCGGAACGGCCATAGCCTCCACCGTAGAGGGTATGCGCCCCCTGATGATAGAAATACAAGCCTTGGTGAGTACGGCCGTCTACGGTACGCCTCAGCGCTCTACCACGGGCTATAACGCCAAACGGCTCAATATGCTATTGGCTGTACTTGAAAAAAGGGCCGGATTCAAATTGGGGGCGAAAGATGTCTTTTTGAATATTACCGGAGGGATATCTGTAGACGACCCCGCCATAGACCTTGCGGTCATCGCCGCCATACTATCGAGCAACGAGGATATACCCATTGAAAAAGGGGTGTGCTTTGCTGCGGAAGTAGGACTTGCAGGCGAGATACGGCCCGTACAACGGGTCAACCAACGGATTTCGGAAGCGGAAAAACTTGGCTTCACATCAATTTATGTCTCCAAGAATAACAAAATCACCCTGAAAAACACGAAAATCGAAATCCATCTCGTTTCAAAAATCGAAGACATGGTCAGCGCTTTGTTCGGCTAA
- a CDS encoding NADP(H)-dependent aldo-keto reductase produces MEYTTLPHTDIEVSKICLGTMTWGNQNTEAEGHEQMDFALDKGVNFFDTAELYPVPAHPDRHSDTEKIIGTWFKKNGNRDKVILGTKIAGKADFTKFIRTTGFTPDSIRSAVDASLERLQTDYIDLYQLHWPERNTNYFGKRGYTHDVSDHWEDNIHQVLETLRDLIREGKIRQVGISNETPWGTMRFLTESKVHASLPRAITIQNPYSLLNRQFEVGLSEISIREKVGLLAYSPLGFGTLSGKYLGGMQPATARITLFPNYKRYSSEQAVRATEKYHKLAQEHGLSMAQMALAFVNTRPFVTSTIIGATSIEQLDQNIASIDLTLSEEVLKGIDEIHNAIPNPAP; encoded by the coding sequence ATGGAATATACTACTTTGCCCCACACCGATATTGAGGTCAGTAAAATTTGTCTCGGCACTATGACCTGGGGCAACCAGAATACGGAAGCGGAAGGTCATGAGCAGATGGATTTTGCCTTGGATAAAGGGGTCAATTTTTTTGATACGGCCGAATTGTACCCGGTTCCTGCGCACCCAGACCGTCATTCCGATACCGAAAAGATCATCGGTACCTGGTTTAAGAAAAATGGCAATCGCGATAAGGTGATTTTAGGAACCAAAATTGCCGGAAAGGCCGATTTTACGAAATTTATCAGAACCACAGGCTTTACACCTGACTCCATCCGTAGTGCGGTCGATGCCAGTTTAGAGCGTCTTCAGACCGATTATATCGACCTTTATCAACTGCATTGGCCGGAAAGGAATACCAATTACTTTGGAAAAAGAGGGTATACGCACGATGTTTCCGACCATTGGGAAGATAACATTCACCAAGTTCTTGAGACCTTGCGAGATTTGATACGCGAAGGAAAGATCAGGCAGGTCGGGATTTCGAACGAAACGCCATGGGGAACCATGCGTTTTTTAACCGAAAGCAAGGTGCATGCCAGTTTGCCTAGGGCGATTACCATTCAAAACCCCTATAGCCTGTTGAACCGTCAATTCGAAGTGGGACTGTCGGAAATATCCATTCGCGAGAAAGTCGGACTTTTGGCTTATTCCCCTTTGGGTTTTGGTACCTTGTCAGGAAAATATTTGGGAGGTATGCAGCCGGCCACGGCAAGAATTACCTTGTTCCCCAATTATAAGCGGTATAGTAGCGAGCAGGCGGTAAGGGCCACTGAAAAATATCATAAACTGGCCCAAGAACACGGGCTCTCAATGGCACAAATGGCTTTGGCTTTTGTAAATACACGACCGTTCGTTACCAGTACCATCATCGGTGCTACCTCAATAGAGCAGTTAGACCAAAATATAGCAAGTATAGACTTGACCCTAAGTGAAGAGGTGCTCAAGGGCATAGATGAAATACATAACGCCATACCCAATCCGGCACCCTAA